A single region of the Labeo rohita strain BAU-BD-2019 chromosome 3, IGBB_LRoh.1.0, whole genome shotgun sequence genome encodes:
- the tob1a gene encoding protein Tob1a: MQLEIQVALNFIISYLYNKLPRRRVNIFGEELERQLKQKYEGHWYPDKPYKGSGFRCIHVGEKVDPVVEQAAKESGLDIEDVRNNLPQDLSVWIDPFEVSYQIGEKGPVKVLYVDDSNESGLELDKEIKNSFNPEAQVFMPINEPLGMSPTSSSPSPPFGQSAAVSPTFMRRSTQPLTFTTASFAATKFGSTKMKSNGRNANKVTRNSPTNLGLNVNNLLKQKAMSTSMHSLYGVGLGAQPQKPSALSPNAKEFVFPNLQGQGSPSAMFPGETSLNLSPLPYNNAFDVFAAYGGLNEKSLMDSLNFSLSNMQYSNQQFQPVMAN; the protein is encoded by the coding sequence ATGCAGCTTGAAATCCAAGTAGCACTCAACTTCATCATTTCGTACTTGTACAATAAGCTGCCCAGACGACGCGTCAACATTTTCGGCGAGGAGTTGGAGCGACAGCTGAAACAGAAATACGAGGGACACTGGTACCCGGACAAGCCATACAAAGGGTCTGGATTCAGGTGTATACACGTCGGGGAGAAAGTGGACCCAGTTGTGGAGCAAGCAGCCAAAGAAAGTGGGTTGGACATTGAGGATGTCCGCAACAACCTGCCTCAGGACCTCAGTGTCTGGATTGATCCTTTCGAGGTGTCTTATCAGATCGGGGAGAAGGGACCCGTCAAGGTGCTCTATGTGGACGACAGTAATGAGAGCGGCCTGGAGTTGGACAAGGAGATCAAGAACAGCTTTAACCCGGAGGCGCAGGTCTTCATGCCCATTAACGAGCCCCTAGGCATGTCCCCCACCTCCAGTTCCCCGTCCCCGCCGTTCGGCCAGTCGGCGGCGGTCAGCCCCACCTTCATGCGCCGTTCCACGCAACCTCTAACCTTTACCACTGCCAGCTTCGCCGCCACCAAATTCGGCTCCACGAAAATGAAAAGCAACGGGCGGAACGCCAACAAGGTGACCCGAAACTCCCCCACCAACCTGGGCCTGAATGTAAACAACCTCCTGAAGCAGAAAGCCATGTCCACATCCATGCATTCTCTGTACGGCGTCGGCTTGGGCGCTCAGCCGCAGAAGCCCTCTGCCCTGTCTCCCAACGCCAAGGAGTTCGTGTTCCCCAATCTCCAGGGGCAGGGCAGCCCAAGTGCAATGTTCCCCGGGGAAACGTCCCTCAATCTCAGCCCTCTCCCGTACAATAATGCCTTCGACGTGTTTGCAGCCTATGGGGGCCTTAACGAGAAGTCCCTCATGGACAGCCTGAATTTCAGCTTGAGCAACATGCAGTATTCTAACCAGCAATTCCAGCCAGTGATGGCCAACTAG